One window of Mesorhizobium sp. PAMC28654 genomic DNA carries:
- the ptsN gene encoding PTS IIA-like nitrogen regulatory protein PtsN, which produces MDLSDLINVPAILPALKANSKKQLLQLLSERAAAISGIPEREVFDTILQRERLGSTGVGNGIAIPHGKLAGVKRIAGVFARLETPVDFEALDDQPVDLVFLLLAPEGAGADHLKALSRIARVLRDADTVAKIRGTRDAVAIHALLSDTQASHAA; this is translated from the coding sequence ATGGATCTGAGCGATCTTATCAACGTTCCGGCAATCTTGCCGGCGTTGAAGGCGAACTCCAAGAAGCAGCTGCTGCAATTGCTGTCCGAAAGGGCGGCCGCGATTTCCGGCATTCCGGAGCGCGAGGTGTTCGACACCATCCTGCAGCGCGAGCGGCTGGGCTCGACCGGCGTGGGTAATGGCATTGCCATTCCGCATGGCAAACTGGCCGGGGTGAAGCGCATCGCCGGCGTGTTCGCCCGGCTGGAGACGCCGGTCGATTTCGAAGCGCTGGACGACCAGCCGGTCGATCTGGTGTTTCTGCTGCTGGCGCCTGAAGGCGCCGGCGCGGACCACCTCAAGGCGCTGTCACGCATCGCGCGCGTGCTGCGCGACGCCGACACCGTGGCCAAGATCAGGGGTACGCGCGATGCCGTCGCAATCCACGCGCTGTTGTCGGATACCCAGGCCTCGCACGCAGCCTGA